In the Leptospiraceae bacterium genome, one interval contains:
- a CDS encoding AAA family ATPase translates to MLKKLTNSDVKVEIKEADFGKNELKEKEIHPDYFLFQSDALKQIRFALDNPKIFPHFVITGSEGIGKRSGILSLLKKEYITKNTYTKYYYFRKNNSIIEDPDYKEGLVALFDPDIETTSIVYDPTPSVMGLMGVPTEKRYQPGNLIKATGGYLVLPMFKLLNEPYLYDVLKSCLVTERLDFANLPEVSFFQSFDRALPQFPLQLRVILIGEDYLYEQLMKKDSDLRETFGIKIELDYEAELSKKNINRFSLLIDNWVMEDYPKPVPSAKKRLLEYALKLNDSQSKFSLRLTEIKKVFEESLALGKAKKEITDAEIEAGIANIDKRNSLHRKKYYEDIQNGSYNIFLTGKRVGRINGLSIIASPQNNYMPDYGQVNTISARAVIGSGNFINIEREVNLSGDIHDKGVFVLQSYIKGFFSHLNSFALDASIMFEQNQYIVDGDSASAGELLAILSALSDIEISSTVAVSGSVTQYGEILPVGAINQKIEAWFDICQIMGSARETYSVYIPVANSKDLILSEEIRESMKKDKFRILTFSHIIDLIPELMKLQIGKIEKDGKYTQNSLMRAIEDRVDRKKEIDKD, encoded by the coding sequence ATGTTAAAAAAATTAACAAATTCTGACGTAAAAGTAGAAATAAAGGAAGCCGATTTCGGGAAAAACGAGCTAAAAGAAAAAGAAATCCATCCGGACTATTTTCTATTCCAAAGCGACGCTTTAAAGCAGATTCGTTTTGCCTTGGACAACCCAAAAATTTTTCCACACTTTGTAATTACAGGCTCTGAGGGAATCGGAAAAAGAAGCGGAATTTTATCCCTTTTAAAAAAGGAATACATTACAAAAAATACTTATACCAAATACTACTATTTCCGTAAAAATAATTCGATTATCGAAGATCCGGACTATAAAGAAGGGTTGGTAGCACTCTTTGATCCGGATATAGAGACTACTTCCATAGTTTATGATCCTACTCCAAGCGTAATGGGCTTAATGGGAGTTCCTACAGAAAAAAGATACCAACCGGGGAACTTAATCAAGGCTACCGGTGGCTACTTGGTATTACCTATGTTTAAATTATTAAACGAGCCCTATCTATACGATGTGCTAAAGTCTTGCCTTGTCACAGAAAGATTAGATTTCGCAAATTTACCCGAAGTAAGTTTTTTTCAGTCTTTCGACAGAGCGCTACCGCAATTCCCTCTTCAGCTTAGAGTTATCTTAATAGGAGAAGACTATCTCTATGAGCAACTAATGAAAAAAGATAGCGACCTCCGTGAAACTTTTGGGATCAAGATTGAATTGGACTATGAAGCAGAGTTGAGTAAGAAAAACATCAATCGCTTCTCTCTTCTAATTGACAACTGGGTCATGGAAGATTATCCGAAACCTGTTCCTTCAGCAAAGAAAAGGCTATTGGAATACGCATTAAAACTAAACGACAGCCAGTCTAAATTTTCTCTAAGGCTCACAGAAATCAAAAAAGTGTTTGAAGAGTCTTTAGCTCTCGGTAAAGCAAAAAAAGAAATCACCGATGCTGAAATTGAAGCAGGGATCGCAAACATCGACAAAAGAAATTCTCTCCACAGAAAAAAATACTATGAAGATATTCAAAACGGCTCGTACAATATCTTCCTGACAGGAAAAAGAGTAGGCAGGATCAACGGTCTATCCATAATAGCCTCTCCCCAAAATAACTACATGCCGGATTATGGGCAAGTAAACACTATTTCTGCAAGAGCCGTAATCGGTAGCGGAAACTTTATCAATATAGAAAGAGAAGTAAACCTGTCCGGGGACATTCATGATAAGGGAGTGTTTGTTCTACAATCCTATATCAAAGGATTTTTCTCTCACCTAAATTCATTTGCCCTAGACGCATCCATTATGTTTGAACAAAACCAATACATAGTGGACGGTGATTCTGCGAGTGCCGGAGAGCTTTTGGCAATTCTTTCTGCACTTTCCGATATAGAAATATCTTCTACGGTTGCGGTTTCCGGCTCTGTAACCCAATACGGAGAAATTCTTCCGGTAGGGGCGATCAACCAGAAAATAGAAGCGTGGTTTGATATATGCCAGATTATGGGCAGTGCAAGAGAGACCTATTCTGTTTACATTCCGGTTGCAAACAGCAAAGACCTAATCTTGTCTGAAGAGATTCGTGAATCCATGAAAAAAGACAAGTTTCGAATTTTGACCTTTTCCCATATCATAGACCTGATACCGGAACTGATGAAGTTACAGATTGGTAAAATTGAAAAAGACGGAAAATACACCCAAAACAGTCTAATGAGAGCAATAGAAGACAGGGTGGATAGAAAAAAAGAAATTGACAAAGATTAA
- the aspS gene encoding aspartate--tRNA ligase, whose product MSDWAKKNYKNRKWAGELTEKNVGEEICVYGWAFRLRDQGGVIFIDLRDRSGIIQVVARKEIIGEEFAKVDHIRSEFVIGIKGKLQKRDKESINPKIPTGTIEIIIEELEVLNSAKTPPFSLDEFDDTGEEVRLKYRYLEFRKNELKERMILRHKFIFAIRKFLNEKGFLEIETPILNKSTPEGARDFLVPSRLNPGSFYALPQSPQIFKQILMVGGMDRYFQVVKCFRDEDLRADRQPEFTQLDMEFSFVDEEDILREIEVMISHVFSEVFGIKLNSPFPRMSYDEAMNSYGSDKPDLRFGMKLHNVSDIVKNSDFQVFTQAVQAGGMVKAICVKGGSVISRKEIEDLTSWLNKDFKVKGLAYMKHTPSGLESTITKRFTKEELEGISKAVDSKEGDMVFFVADKTDIVHAGLGALRLKLSEKFETPRDDEINLTWVLNFPMFELDEKGALGAIHHPFTSPTEDCISYFDSMEKLKENLSKLKSKAYDLVLNGTEIGGGSIRIHDKSIQEKVFRALGIDEEEATERFGFLLEALQFGAPPHGGIAFGIDRILMLLSGGKSIRDVIAFPKTQKGLCLMSECPTPVDDKQLSELKIRTIKV is encoded by the coding sequence TTGTCAGATTGGGCAAAGAAAAATTATAAAAATAGAAAGTGGGCAGGAGAGCTTACAGAAAAAAATGTAGGTGAAGAAATCTGTGTTTATGGCTGGGCGTTCAGGCTAAGAGATCAAGGTGGAGTAATCTTTATCGATCTAAGAGACAGATCGGGTATTATCCAAGTTGTAGCCAGAAAAGAAATCATTGGAGAGGAATTTGCTAAGGTAGATCATATTCGGTCTGAGTTTGTGATTGGTATAAAAGGGAAACTTCAAAAAAGAGACAAGGAGTCTATTAACCCAAAAATTCCTACTGGAACAATTGAAATTATCATAGAAGAATTAGAAGTACTCAATTCTGCAAAGACTCCTCCGTTTTCTCTTGATGAATTTGACGATACGGGAGAAGAAGTTCGTTTGAAGTATCGCTATTTAGAGTTTAGAAAAAATGAACTAAAAGAGAGGATGATTCTTCGGCACAAATTTATTTTTGCAATTCGGAAATTTTTAAATGAGAAAGGGTTTTTAGAAATCGAAACTCCTATCTTGAATAAATCTACTCCTGAAGGTGCGAGAGACTTTCTTGTTCCTTCAAGATTGAACCCGGGAAGTTTTTATGCACTACCCCAGTCCCCTCAAATTTTTAAGCAAATCTTGATGGTGGGTGGAATGGACAGATACTTTCAAGTTGTAAAATGTTTTAGAGATGAAGATCTTCGCGCAGACAGGCAACCCGAATTTACACAATTGGATATGGAATTTTCTTTTGTGGATGAAGAAGATATACTTAGAGAAATTGAAGTGATGATTTCACACGTATTTAGTGAGGTATTTGGAATAAAATTGAATTCCCCTTTTCCGAGAATGAGCTACGATGAAGCGATGAATTCTTACGGCTCGGATAAGCCTGACCTTCGATTTGGAATGAAGCTGCATAACGTATCTGATATTGTAAAAAATTCTGACTTTCAGGTGTTTACTCAAGCAGTCCAAGCAGGAGGAATGGTAAAAGCGATTTGTGTAAAAGGCGGGTCTGTAATATCCAGAAAGGAAATAGAGGATTTGACTTCTTGGTTGAACAAAGACTTTAAAGTAAAAGGGTTGGCTTATATGAAGCACACTCCTTCCGGTTTAGAGTCAACGATTACAAAGAGATTTACAAAAGAGGAATTGGAAGGAATTTCCAAAGCAGTAGATTCCAAAGAAGGCGATATGGTTTTCTTTGTTGCGGATAAGACAGATATTGTGCATGCAGGACTTGGTGCTTTGCGTTTAAAATTATCGGAAAAGTTTGAAACTCCAAGAGACGATGAAATTAATCTTACTTGGGTCTTGAATTTCCCTATGTTTGAATTGGATGAGAAAGGTGCGTTAGGCGCTATACACCACCCTTTTACTTCTCCCACAGAAGATTGTATTTCGTATTTTGATTCTATGGAGAAATTGAAAGAAAATCTCTCTAAGTTGAAATCTAAGGCTTACGATTTAGTATTGAATGGAACTGAAATTGGGGGTGGAAGTATCAGAATCCATGATAAATCAATACAGGAAAAAGTTTTTCGTGCGTTAGGTATAGATGAAGAGGAAGCAACTGAAAGGTTTGGGTTTCTTTTAGAGGCTTTGCAGTTTGGTGCTCCCCCTCATGGAGGCATAGCGTTTGGCATTGATCGAATACTCATGCTTTTATCGGGAGGGAAATCAATTCGTGATGTTATTGCATTCCCAAAAACTCAGAAAGGATTATGCTTGATGAGTGAGTGCCCTACTCCTGTCGATGACAAGCAATTGTCTGAATTGAAAATACGAACAATCAAAGTCTGA
- a CDS encoding PhoH family protein, which translates to MDIIPRGNTLLLSGSQKKITGALNFFSKLEENFRLRPDKENVEFADIQYMIGINEKKQVKDLVGDKINPLWKPSEKVFTTYRGKTIFPRTYNQEIFYNSLNENMITFAIGPAGTGKTFLSIATACKMLQTGEVERLVLTRPAVEAGESLGFLPGDLSQKVDPYLRPIYDALYECIGYEKVQELLSTGKIEIAPIAFMRGRTLANSFILLDEAQNCTINQLKMILTRLGRNSRMSLSGDITQIDLEYGKSGLDRVVSLFQDTEGIGLVIFGKEDITRHPLVEKIVRKFEELK; encoded by the coding sequence ATTGATATTATTCCGAGAGGGAACACCCTCCTTTTATCCGGAAGTCAAAAAAAAATCACAGGGGCATTAAATTTTTTTTCAAAGCTGGAGGAGAATTTTCGATTGAGACCGGATAAAGAAAATGTGGAATTTGCTGACATTCAATATATGATCGGGATTAACGAAAAAAAACAAGTGAAAGATTTAGTGGGAGACAAGATAAACCCTCTTTGGAAGCCTTCTGAAAAAGTATTTACTACATACCGAGGAAAAACAATTTTTCCAAGAACCTACAACCAAGAAATTTTCTATAATAGCTTGAATGAAAATATGATTACGTTTGCGATTGGTCCTGCCGGTACAGGAAAAACATTTTTATCTATTGCTACAGCGTGCAAGATGCTACAAACCGGTGAAGTAGAGAGATTGGTTTTAACAAGACCCGCAGTTGAGGCAGGAGAGTCTTTGGGATTTTTGCCGGGTGACCTTTCTCAAAAAGTGGATCCTTATCTTCGTCCGATTTACGACGCACTGTATGAATGTATAGGGTACGAAAAAGTGCAAGAGCTTTTGAGTACGGGGAAAATCGAGATTGCTCCGATTGCATTCATGAGAGGCAGGACTCTTGCAAATTCTTTTATCTTGTTGGACGAGGCTCAAAATTGTACGATAAACCAACTAAAAATGATTTTGACAAGGTTAGGTAGAAATTCTAGAATGAGTCTATCCGGAGATATTACGCAAATAGATTTGGAATACGGTAAATCCGGTTTAGATAGAGTTGTATCTTTGTTTCAGGATACAGAGGGGATCGGTTTGGTTATTTTTGGAAAAGAAGATATAACAAGGCACCCGTTGGTAGAAAAAATAGTTCGTAAATTTGAAGAACTTAAATAG
- a CDS encoding HDIG domain-containing protein: MTRLTEILTRIRPASFVKKLQLILILITLSMVTYFLAVPFLGQAKLDLSKDGVFALGQISHDTIASTKEIIYDDEEKTKAEKSRAYQSAAFFFDRDSSTLTNDINRYIEEDFENLKSLSGQGHSAKIYSMLIDKNPRWRNRNKEDLDVLISYPRKDRIREMVEQAVSLIFLSHCVCKDIPFDRNLLRGSGAKVRSKGGKENISVLEGSFVIERTEMYGNRIVSERLNKILEEKFSNSNFSLLPIVKKLSYSYIYSFPACVFNSQETENERKSAMDKVASIKSKINANEIIIKSGDLVTPEIRYRLEMLNKYATRANVTSIISILLIQLVFLGIIVVYLKKYDPKRLNDVSSNVIVFSLIWIFVIFSFISSKFFYLPETNYDSIYYFGLFVPVGMICLILAFIYDEQLSIAIGFYLSFFVFFASRNNSTSFLIAFSATIVSAYYAGKVRKRIDFIKAGFLITFIQMIISTSGYLFDSRVYWVTEPSGSFFRDLTRSNVFKLYTTCFINGFVCSTMTQFLLPIYEYIFNIPTRFKLQELADTGHPLLQEMLTKAPSTYTHTFLVSALSERAAQNLGLDWLLTRVGVYFHDIGKIPNAGFFVENQHLIPKKENIDRNNPGLAAKIVIDHVLDGIEMAKKARLPREVINFIPEHHGTSTMAFFYHRALADLSSSQRKKVRKQDFMYPGPKPQRKETAIVMIADSVEAASRSMEEVNSHALDELIQKIINIKLSENQLDESGLTIGDLFVIKSSFKEVLLSSLHQRPKYPSEEETKRLENRS; this comes from the coding sequence ATGACTAGATTAACGGAAATTCTGACTCGTATTCGACCGGCAAGTTTTGTAAAAAAACTCCAGCTAATCCTGATTCTGATTACTCTATCTATGGTGACGTATTTTTTAGCTGTGCCTTTTTTGGGACAAGCCAAATTAGACCTTTCAAAAGATGGAGTTTTTGCACTCGGACAAATTTCACACGATACGATAGCTTCTACTAAAGAGATCATCTACGACGACGAGGAAAAAACGAAAGCCGAAAAATCCAGAGCCTATCAATCGGCAGCCTTTTTTTTTGATAGAGACTCTTCGACTCTTACCAATGATATAAATAGATATATCGAAGAAGATTTTGAAAATCTAAAATCATTGTCCGGGCAAGGACACTCTGCAAAAATTTATTCCATGTTGATCGACAAGAATCCAAGATGGAGAAATCGAAATAAGGAAGACTTGGATGTGCTTATTTCTTATCCTCGAAAAGATAGAATTCGAGAGATGGTGGAACAAGCAGTTAGTTTGATTTTTTTGAGTCATTGTGTTTGTAAAGATATTCCATTCGATAGAAACCTATTGCGTGGCTCAGGAGCAAAAGTAAGGAGTAAAGGTGGGAAAGAAAATATTTCAGTTCTTGAGGGAAGTTTTGTAATCGAAAGGACAGAAATGTACGGAAATCGCATTGTCTCTGAAAGATTGAATAAAATATTAGAAGAGAAATTTTCTAATTCTAATTTTTCACTTTTGCCTATCGTAAAAAAATTAAGTTATTCGTATATATATTCTTTTCCTGCCTGTGTGTTTAATAGTCAGGAGACGGAAAATGAAAGAAAGTCGGCAATGGATAAGGTTGCATCTATCAAGAGTAAGATTAATGCAAATGAAATTATTATTAAATCGGGAGATCTCGTAACACCTGAAATTCGTTATCGTCTTGAAATGCTGAACAAGTATGCGACACGAGCAAACGTAACGTCTATTATTTCTATCTTACTCATACAACTTGTATTTTTAGGAATTATAGTTGTTTATTTAAAAAAATACGATCCAAAACGATTGAATGATGTATCGAGTAATGTAATTGTTTTTTCTTTGATATGGATATTTGTAATTTTTTCTTTTATAAGCTCTAAGTTTTTCTATCTTCCTGAAACAAACTACGATTCGATTTATTATTTTGGCTTATTTGTTCCTGTTGGAATGATTTGTTTGATCTTAGCTTTTATTTATGACGAACAATTGTCTATAGCTATTGGTTTTTATTTATCCTTTTTTGTATTTTTTGCTTCCAGAAACAATTCTACTTCTTTTCTTATCGCATTTTCCGCGACGATTGTATCTGCATACTATGCAGGCAAGGTGAGAAAGAGGATCGACTTTATCAAAGCAGGATTTCTCATAACGTTTATTCAGATGATCATTTCAACCAGTGGTTACCTTTTTGATTCAAGGGTGTATTGGGTGACAGAGCCGAGTGGATCTTTTTTTAGAGACCTCACTAGATCTAACGTATTCAAATTATATACAACTTGCTTTATCAATGGTTTTGTATGCTCTACGATGACTCAGTTTTTACTGCCCATATACGAATATATTTTTAATATCCCGACCAGATTCAAATTGCAAGAACTTGCAGACACTGGACATCCTCTGTTACAAGAAATGTTGACAAAAGCTCCTTCTACATATACTCATACTTTTTTGGTGAGTGCGTTATCCGAAAGAGCTGCGCAAAATCTTGGGCTTGATTGGCTGTTGACTAGAGTAGGAGTATATTTCCATGATATAGGGAAGATTCCGAATGCAGGATTTTTTGTAGAGAATCAACACCTCATTCCTAAAAAAGAAAATATAGATAGGAACAATCCCGGTCTTGCAGCAAAAATTGTAATCGATCACGTTTTAGACGGGATTGAAATGGCAAAAAAAGCTCGATTGCCAAGAGAGGTAATCAATTTTATTCCAGAGCATCATGGTACGAGCACTATGGCTTTTTTCTATCACAGGGCATTGGCTGATTTGTCTTCTTCTCAGAGAAAGAAGGTCAGAAAGCAGGACTTTATGTATCCGGGCCCGAAACCTCAACGAAAAGAAACAGCGATTGTGATGATTGCAGATTCTGTCGAAGCCGCAAGTCGCTCTATGGAAGAAGTTAATTCTCATGCGTTAGACGAATTGATTCAGAAAATCATCAATATTAAGTTATCGGAAAATCAACTCGATGAGAGTGGGCTTACGATAGGCGATCTTTTTGTCATCAAATCTTCTTTTAAGGAAGTTTTGTTATCCAGTCTTCACCAAAGACCTAAATATCCAAGTGAGGAAGAAACTAAGAGATTAGAAAACCGCTCATGA
- the ybeY gene encoding rRNA maturation RNase YbeY codes for MEVIEVSTLSKLPSPLNRADIKKQIRKILNYLIDNISYEISVIITSDLEIQNLNKEKRNKNKPTDVLSFPAVLAELQLPYLALGEVVISIDTAKSQAKKIGHSLREEFYRLLVHGILHLLGYDHEKSQYQAKKMRRKEDECLSIIFKKSCL; via the coding sequence ATGGAAGTTATTGAAGTTTCTACTTTAAGTAAGCTCCCTTCCCCTCTCAATAGAGCAGATATAAAAAAGCAAATACGAAAAATTTTAAACTACCTTATAGACAATATATCCTATGAGATTTCAGTTATTATAACAAGCGACCTTGAAATTCAAAATTTAAATAAAGAAAAGAGAAATAAAAATAAACCTACCGATGTTTTGTCTTTTCCTGCAGTTCTGGCAGAACTGCAATTGCCTTACTTGGCTTTGGGGGAAGTTGTTATTTCAATCGACACAGCAAAAAGCCAAGCAAAAAAAATTGGGCATAGCTTAAGAGAAGAATTTTATAGATTGCTTGTTCACGGAATCTTGCATTTATTAGGTTACGATCACGAAAAAAGTCAATACCAAGCAAAAAAAATGAGAAGAAAAGAAGACGAATGTCTATCTATAATTTTTAAAAAATCATGCCTCTAA
- the recO gene encoding DNA repair protein RecO, which produces MPLKKETGIVLNMRTFSDVDALITVLGKTQPKAKYILKGIKKSKNRPIVASEISTQIQLDFYSHEKDETRIVKEVSVVNRFEKIKSSFGGFVLLGYTSELLDQLLPDGESHTAIYKLYLEFLNTIDENGYSPLIMPFFKIKLLAAVGLFSGEFRCIFCNMDVLEKKSAFINSENWEVTCGDCQNIQKNTINEIRLFNAIMKNRYLNLKNKSIPLPQIIEIDYLLNSYLKIYIGKPLKSANILYKSLKENYEFLY; this is translated from the coding sequence ATGCCTCTAAAAAAAGAAACAGGAATAGTATTGAATATGAGGACTTTTTCAGATGTGGATGCGCTAATAACTGTCTTGGGAAAAACTCAACCAAAAGCAAAATATATTCTGAAAGGAATTAAAAAGAGTAAGAATCGCCCGATAGTCGCCTCTGAGATTTCAACTCAAATCCAGTTAGATTTTTATAGCCATGAAAAAGACGAGACCAGAATCGTGAAGGAAGTTAGTGTTGTCAATAGGTTTGAAAAGATAAAATCTTCTTTTGGAGGTTTTGTGTTACTCGGGTACACTTCTGAACTATTAGATCAATTGCTTCCCGATGGAGAGTCTCACACGGCAATCTATAAACTGTATTTAGAATTTTTAAATACTATAGATGAGAATGGGTACTCACCCTTAATCATGCCTTTTTTCAAAATTAAATTATTAGCAGCGGTAGGTCTTTTTAGTGGCGAGTTTCGTTGTATTTTTTGCAATATGGATGTGTTGGAAAAAAAATCTGCATTTATAAATTCAGAGAACTGGGAGGTTACTTGCGGGGATTGTCAGAATATTCAAAAAAATACTATAAATGAAATCAGGTTGTTCAATGCAATTATGAAGAATCGATACTTGAATTTAAAAAATAAGTCGATTCCTCTGCCGCAAATTATAGAAATTGACTATCTTTTGAATTCTTATTTAAAAATATATATTGGAAAGCCGTTAAAAAGTGCTAACATTTTGTATAAATCATTAAAGGAAAACTATGAATTTCTTTATTAA
- a CDS encoding arginine--tRNA ligase, translating into MNEKDLLKNRVKKKLEEGILRYFDKEKIDTKLEDCRIRIEYSRDEKFGDYSTPFALENKSILSRNPKEIAEGVILYLREESIFEKVDFTFPGFINFRIQKDYLIEYISNMPISPNALFPKVESPKKILFEFVSANPTGPLNIVSARAAAMGDSICSLLERVGNTVSREFYVNDYGNQVFLLGVSCLARIRETLGEPIQIEADDSEKSIEELFNGNFIPKEGYRGDYIKNLAEKFLNNPDKKKQILDHLVGKKYKEISEFLSLWCVEENLSGQKKDLESFGIHFDKFFSEKSLHDSGEVEKTRILLEKSGDVFTEDGKLFFRSTKFLDDKDRVIVREDGRPTYLLADIAYHTNKMQRGFDVMINIWGPDHHGYIARLKGAMKSLGYADESFQILIAQQVNLLSKGEKVKMSKRLGSFQTMSELLEYLGTNSKDVGRYFFEMRSLDVPLDFDLDLAKDESEKNPVFYLQYAHARICSIFREVGEDFDLQALKELEMTSERERLLFWCARFPEEVLDSANSFEPHRLANYLQNLSKVFTKFYSAKENRLKNSEGRVRHALSFLCRTTAVCLREGLKILGVSAPEKMSRNSDNE; encoded by the coding sequence ATGAATGAAAAAGATTTATTGAAAAATAGAGTAAAGAAAAAATTAGAAGAAGGAATTCTAAGGTATTTCGATAAAGAAAAAATTGATACAAAATTGGAGGATTGCAGAATTCGAATAGAGTATTCCAGAGATGAAAAATTTGGAGATTATTCTACCCCTTTTGCATTGGAAAATAAATCCATTTTATCGCGAAATCCAAAGGAGATTGCAGAGGGAGTTATTTTATATTTAAGAGAAGAATCAATTTTTGAAAAGGTTGACTTTACTTTTCCTGGGTTCATCAATTTTAGAATTCAAAAAGATTATTTAATTGAGTATATTTCCAATATGCCTATTTCGCCTAACGCATTATTTCCAAAAGTAGAATCCCCGAAAAAAATACTATTTGAGTTCGTGAGCGCAAATCCTACAGGCCCCTTAAATATTGTGTCTGCAAGAGCTGCGGCTATGGGTGATTCTATATGCTCCCTATTGGAGAGAGTCGGGAATACAGTTAGTCGTGAATTTTATGTAAACGATTACGGGAATCAGGTTTTTTTATTGGGCGTTTCTTGCCTTGCGAGGATTCGAGAAACTTTGGGTGAGCCTATTCAGATTGAAGCAGATGATTCTGAAAAATCTATAGAGGAATTGTTTAACGGGAATTTTATTCCTAAAGAAGGGTATCGAGGAGATTACATAAAAAATCTTGCAGAAAAATTTTTAAATAACCCGGACAAAAAAAAACAAATTTTAGATCATCTGGTGGGAAAAAAATACAAAGAAATTTCTGAGTTCTTGTCTCTTTGGTGTGTAGAAGAAAATTTATCTGGACAAAAAAAAGATTTAGAATCGTTTGGGATTCATTTTGATAAATTTTTTAGCGAGAAGTCTTTACACGATTCGGGCGAAGTCGAAAAAACTCGTATATTATTGGAAAAGTCAGGAGATGTTTTTACTGAAGACGGAAAATTATTTTTTCGTTCCACAAAATTTTTAGACGATAAAGACAGAGTTATCGTAAGAGAAGACGGGCGGCCTACCTATTTACTTGCAGATATAGCCTACCACACAAATAAGATGCAAAGAGGATTTGATGTGATGATCAATATTTGGGGGCCGGATCACCACGGTTATATCGCAAGACTAAAAGGTGCGATGAAATCTCTTGGCTATGCGGATGAATCTTTTCAGATATTGATCGCACAACAAGTAAACCTTTTGTCTAAAGGTGAAAAGGTAAAAATGAGTAAGCGTTTGGGGTCTTTTCAAACAATGTCTGAATTGTTAGAATACCTCGGAACAAACTCAAAAGATGTAGGAAGATATTTTTTTGAAATGAGATCGTTAGATGTACCTTTGGATTTTGATTTAGATTTAGCGAAAGATGAATCCGAAAAAAATCCAGTGTTCTATTTGCAATACGCTCATGCGAGAATATGCTCTATATTCAGAGAGGTCGGAGAAGACTTTGACTTGCAGGCGTTAAAAGAGTTGGAGATGACCTCCGAAAGAGAGAGGCTGCTATTTTGGTGTGCGAGATTTCCCGAAGAAGTCTTGGACTCTGCAAATTCTTTTGAACCGCACAGGCTTGCAAACTATTTACAAAATTTAAGCAAAGTTTTTACAAAGTTTTACTCGGCTAAGGAAAATAGACTAAAAAACAGTGAAGGGAGGGTGCGTCATGCGCTATCCTTTCTATGTCGGACTACTGCTGTTTGTTTGAGAGAGGGATTAAAGATCCTCGGAGTGAGTGCTCCTGAAAAAATGAGTAGAAATTCTGACAATGAGTAA